The following coding sequences lie in one Aspergillus luchuensis IFO 4308 DNA, chromosome 8, nearly complete sequence genomic window:
- a CDS encoding uncharacterized protein (COG:E,I;~EggNog:ENOG410PHUI;~InterPro:IPR023631,IPR036928) yields the protein MQDAYSKTRADCVTKISRSILLSHPTLAVCSSPEWFGCSEQASAYAAALVKAQRLGWKLESVDFAPLFKLAGLLYEGPWVAERYAAIERFIHSEAAEAMDPVVRAIILKAEQFSAVDVFQQEYYRQELSRQIEHAFGTFDAVLVPTTPTFPTVETLKEAPILANSRLGTYTNFVNFMGWSAVAIPADFREDGLPFGITLIAGSWEEPRLFELARQWLSLAVVGAHLSGFPLNKGLVSRGAVLGSITRTASCYQLFALQTNSSVQKPGLKRVVDGGESIKVEVWNMPLKTVGSFLSTIEAPLGIGSIELQDGSWVHGFICEPNGLDNAKDITSFRGWRGFMQSLSYSTKPSL from the exons ATGCAAGACGCTTATTCCAAGACTAGAGCAGACTGTGTCACAAAGATTTCTCGCAGCATACTCTTGTCACACCCAACACTGGCTGTCTGTTCAAGCCCCGAATGGTTCGGCTGCTCCGAACAAGCTTCAGCGTATGCCGCAGCTTTGGTGAAGGCACAGCGATTAGGGTGGAAATTGGAATCGGTCGATTTTGCACCACTTTTCAAGCTGGCCGGTCTATTGTATGAGGGACCATGGGTCGCAGAACGATATGCTGCCATCGAGAGATTTATTCATTCCGAAGCAGCCGAGGCTATGGACCCAGTCGTCCGAGCTATCATTCTTAAGGCTGAGCAATTTTCAGCCGTGGACGTCTTCCAGCAGGAGTACTACCGACAAGAGCTCTCACGCCAGATTGAACATGCCTTCGGCACTTTCGACGCAGTCTTGGTGCCCACAACCCCCACGTTTCCTACTGTTGAGACGCTCAAAGAGGCTCCGATCTTAGCCAACAGTCGGCTCGGCACTTACACGAACTTTGTCAACTTCATGGGCTGGTCAGCAGTGGCTATCCCGGCTGACTTTCGTGAAGACGGTCTTCCATTCGGTATTACGCTGATAGCTGGTTCATGGGAAGAACCACGATTATTTGAACTGGCACGCCAATGGCTTTCT CTGGCTGTGGTTGGAGCTCATCTTTCTGGCTTTCCTCTTAACAAGGGCCTGGTGTCGCGCGGCGCGGTTCTCGGAAGCATCACTCGCACAGCTTCATGTTACCAGCTGTTCGCTCTGCAAACGAATTCGTCCGTACAGAAGCCTGGTCTAAAACGAGTAGTGGATGGGGGCGAGTCGATCAAGGTGGAAGTCTGGAACATGCCACTCAAAACAGTGGGGAGTTTCCTCAGCACCATTGAAGCCCCATTGGGAATCGGGTCGATTGAGCTGCAGGATGGATCCTGGGTGCACGGGTTTATTTGTGAACCGAACGGTCTTGATAATGCGAAGGACATCACCAGTTTCCGCGGATGGAGAGGTTTCATGCAATCACTAAGCTATTCAACCAAGCCTTCATTGTGA
- a CDS encoding DinB family protein (InterPro:IPR007837,IPR034660;~PFAM:PF05163,PF12867), with protein MLTTETAVMLAEYNNWADQVLFKAIKEQLPEGAVYQARKTLFQSMIGTLNHNHQVDLIWRAHLLNEEHGFSNRRELLYPDFDELIKKQLELNKWYIDWAKAQDGESFGKRSMFKYVNGTPAEMSFGGMFLHIINHKTYHRGWVSEMFFEHDINPPETDLCVYLCL; from the coding sequence ATGCTTACAACCGAGACGGCCGTCATGCTGGCCGAATATAACAACTGGGCCGACCAGGTGCTTTTTAAAGCGATTAAAGAACAACTACCTGAAGGAGCAGTTTATCAAGCGCGCAAGACACTTTTTCAGTCCATGATTGGCACtctcaaccacaaccaccaggTCGACCTTATCTGGCGTGCTCATCTGCTCAATGAAGAGCACGGCTTCTCGAATCGCCGCGAACTACTATACCCTGATTTTGACGAGCTGATCAAAAAGCAATTGGAGCTCAACAAGTGGTATATTGATTGGGCGAAAGCCCAGGACGGCGAAAGCTTCGGCAAGCGGTCCATGTTCAAATACGTTAATGGAACACCTGCAGAGATGAGTTTCGGTGGGATGTTCCTTCATATCATCAATCACAAGACCTACCATCGAGGCTGGGTCAGTGAGATGTTCTTCGAGCATGACATCAACCCGCCCGAGACTGATCTCTGCGTTTACTTGTGCCTATAG
- a CDS encoding uncharacterized protein (COG:G;~EggNog:ENOG410PIWB;~InterPro:IPR020846,IPR011701,IPR036259;~PFAM:PF07690;~TransMembrane:11 (o141-164i176-197o203-221i228-250o262-282i335-360o372-392i399-419o425-447i459-481o487-510i);~go_function: GO:0022857 - transmembrane transporter activity [Evidence IEA];~go_process: GO:0055085 - transmembrane transport [Evidence IEA]): MTSTSARPSAAEPTPHIPRAALVPQDHVPPTWSSLELNAIEPVGSRIQQDNRSRHVRSKQPSELGKTFNVAPSAAAAAAAAAAAAAEDSGAPGTDEITNPTLSRRNTIWRLASACLMNFGNGMNDSAPGALIPYIEEDYEIGYAVISLIFIANAVGFVLAAPLTHTIQTRVGHAKSYALSMSLIMAGYIAIVCHPPFPVVVTAFLLLGFGMALSIALNNVFCANLNSYATALGFFSGAYGIGGVISPLFATAMVSHGIRWTYFYFITLVISASNMLLAAVVFRNYDDEGAASRAYTQQTSPPLASQTDQPNENNSHDSHMRLQTLKRAIRNRTTFLGSLFIFAYQGAEVSISGWIVLFLINYRGGDSRNVGYVSAGFWAGITLGRFLLVYPAKRIGEKVVVGLLVVGAIAFQLMTWLIPNIVGDAVAVAVVGLLLGPMYPCSTAVFAKLLPGSIQLSSMSFITALGSSGGAVFPFLTGILSQEVGTIVLHPICLALYAVMVVCWCFLPAISKRSE; this comes from the coding sequence ATGACCAGCACGAGTGCGAGGCCCTCCGCAGCAGAACCAACACCACATATTCCGCGCGCCGCCTTAGTCCCGCAAGACCATGTCCCACCAACATGGTCAAGTCTGGAGTTGAATGCCATTGAACCAGTCGGAAGCCGAATACAACAAGATAATCGCTCAAGACATGTTAGGTCGAAACAACCATCCGAACTTGGCAAGACGTTCAACGTCGCgccgtcagcagcagcagcagcagcagcagcagcagcagcagcagcagaggacAGCGGAGCTCCAGGCACAGATGAAATAACAAACCCAACACTCTCACGCAGGAACACCATCTGGCGACTAGCCAGTGCGTGCCTCATGAACTTCGGCAACGGAATGAACGACAGTGCGCCCGGTGCCCTAATTCCGTATATCGAGGAAGACTACGAAATTGGCTACGCCGTTATCTCCCTGATCTTCATCGCCAACGCCGTCGGATTCGTTCTTGCTGCGCCTTTGACACACACAATCCAGACCCGAGTCGGCCACGCCAAAAGCTATGCCCTCTCAATGAGTCTCATCATGGCGGGCTACATTGCCATCGTCTGCCACCCACCCTTTCCGGTTGTGGTCACGGCGTTTCTCCTGCTCGGGTTCGGGATGGCGTTGAGCATCGCGCTGAACAACGTTTTCTGCGCTAACCTTAACAGCTATGCCACAGCCCTCGGTTTCTTCTCCGGAGCATATGGCATCGGCGGAGTGATTTCACCACTATTCGCCACGGCCATGGTGTCTCACGGCATCCGCTGGACATACTTCTATTTCATCACACTGGTAATTTCGGCGTCCAACATGTTGCTCGCGGCTGTCGTCTTTCGCAATTATGATGACGAAGGTGCCGCTTCGAGGGCATACACTCAGCAAACATCTCCGCCCCTTGCTTCTCAGACGGATCAGCCAAACGAGAATAATTCCCATGACTCCCACATGCGCCTCCAAACCCTGAAACGAGCCATTCGAAATCGCACAACATTCTTAGGATCACTCTTTATCTTCGCATACCAAGGAGCCGAAGTCTCTATTTCCGGCTGGATCGTCTTATTTCTTATCAACTACCGAGGAGGTGATTCGCGGAATGTCGGCTATGTGAGCGCCGGCTTCTGGGCCGGGATTACCCTCGGGCGCTTCCTCCTTGTATATCCGGCAAAACGAATCGGCGAGAAGGTTGTCGTAGGACTGCTGGTTGTCGGGGCGATAGCGTTCCAGCTCATGACCTGGCTGATCCCCAACATCGTCGGCGACGCAGTGGCGGTGGCGGTCGTGGGCTTGCTGCTAGGGCCCATGTATCCATGCTCGACGGCCGTGTTTGCGAAATTACTACCCGGGAGCATTCAGCTGAGTAGCATGAGTTTCATCACTGCTTTGGGAAGTAGTGGAGGCGCAGTATTCCCCTTCCTAACAGGTATTCTGTCACAAGAGGTGGGGACGATAGTCCTGCATCCGATTTGTTTGGCGCTCTATGCGGTGATGGTTGTCTGTTGGTGCTTTTTGCCTGCGATTTCGAAGAGGTCGGAGTAG
- a CDS encoding uncharacterized protein (COG:T;~EggNog:ENOG410PKRQ;~InterPro:IPR004839,IPR015424,IPR015421,IPR015422;~PFAM:PF00155;~go_function: GO:0003824 - catalytic activity [Evidence IEA];~go_function: GO:0030170 - pyridoxal phosphate binding [Evidence IEA];~go_process: GO:0009058 - biosynthetic process [Evidence IEA]) encodes MPAAAPTRVERAFLSKAQFLISTSSKVAFHILGCRAVLPAMNSNLGSVANDAHVQSMLNKYHLSTRGACNYAYRDVWGPREKSMGDPWSPANPAGTVILRLAENSLMHKEVGEFLRAQMNVSPVEHLTYSTGPRGSRRLRRAAAAFLTERFHSQKHTTYHNILVTPGLASAIDGITFAICNEGDGILIPQPLYNGFKVDILNRSNVRVVGVKYEGIEGFTGLDDLFLPDVNKVALETALRQAKDEGINIRALLVSNPHNPLGRCYPPETLREFASFCGKNDLHFISDEIYAFSVFPNPKIPKPTPFTSILALNLHGVIDPARMHILYGASKDFCANGLRMGFVCTNNEGIMGAMSSIGIFSWSPHVLQDAWAAMMEDKQWVERFMTQKRDLMVDRYKMITAFLSKHGIPYYEMNAGLFVWVDLRHLLVSKSSAQQSDYSAVRVTSPDAPVNLQRELRIAEICVKNGVMIAPGHVYLPEEHGWFRITFTVGKEALEEGLNRFLASIKEIEAESQDRI; translated from the exons ATGCCCGCGGCCGCCCCGACACGGGTGGAGCGAGCCTTTCTTTCAAAAGCCCAGTTTCTTATATCCACAAGCAGCAAAGTCGCGTTTCATATTCTTGGGTGTAGAGCCGTGCTGCCTGCCATGAATTCTAATCTAGGTTCAGTCGCCAACGACGCACATGTTCAATCAATGCTGAACAAGTATCACCTGTCCACACGGGGTGCTTGTAACTATGCATACCGGGATGTCTGGGGCCCACGAGAAAAGTCAATGGGAGACCCATGGTCGCCAGCCAATCCAGCCGGGAC CGTCATTCTCCGCCTTGCTGAGAATAGTCTCATGCATAAGGAGGTTGGCGAATTTCTCCGTGCACAG ATGAATGTTTCGCCAGTGGAACATCTAACTTACAGCACTGGTCCACGTGGTTCCCGACGCCTTCGACGTGCCGCAGCTGCGTTCTTGACCGAGAGATTTCACTCTCAAAAACATACCACTTATCACAATATTCTTGTGACTCCCGGCCTGGCCAGCGCTATTGATGGAATAACTTTTGCAATTTGCAATGAAGGGGATGGGATTTTGATCCCTCAGCCTTTGTACAACGGCTTCAAGGTCGACATCCTGAACCGGAGTAATGTTCGGGTGGTTGGGGTCAAGTATGAAGGAATCGAGGGGTTTACGGGCCTGGATGACCTTTTTCTACCGGACGTGAACAAGGTAGCTCTTGAAACTGCTCTTCGCCAAGCAAAAGACGAAGGGATCAACATTCGCGCCCTACTAGTTTCCAA CCCGCACAATCCTTTGGGAAGATGTTAT CCCCCTGAAACGCTGCGTgaatttgcttctttctgcgGCAAAAACGACCTGCATTTCATCTCAGATGAGATTTATGCATTTTCTGTCTTTCCGAATCCTAAGATCCCAAAGCCCACTCCGTTTACCTCTATACTCGCTCTGAACCTTCATGGTGTTATTGATCCAGCCCGCATGCATATCCTCTACGGTGCAAGCAAAGACTTCTGTGCCAACGGACTGCGCATGGGCTTTGTCTGCACGAATAATGAAGGCATCATGGGTGCAATGTCCAGCATTGG TATATTCTCTTGGTCGCCCCATGTCCTGCAAGATGCCTGGGCTGCCATGATGGAGGACAAGCAGTGGGTGGAAAGATTTATGACCCAGAAGAGGGACCTCATGGTAGACCGGTACAAGATGATAACGGCGTTTCTCTCCAAGCATGGAATTCCCTACTACGAGAT GAATGCTGGACTATTTGTCTGGGTCGACTTACGTCACCTACTAGTCTCCAAATCATCTGCGCAGCAGTCAGACTATAGCGCCGTGAGGGTGACCTCGCCCGACGCTCCAGTTAATCTACAGCGCGAGCTGAGGATCGCAGAGATCTGCGTTAAAAACGGGGTCATGATCGCCCCTGGTCATGTATATTTACCTGAAGAGCACGGCTGGTTCCGTATCACGTTCACGGTAGGGAAAGAGGCACTGGAAGAAGGGTTGAACCGTTTCTTGGCGtctataaaagaaatagagGCTGAAAGTCAAGATAGGatatga
- a CDS encoding uncharacterized protein (COG:G;~EggNog:ENOG410PK4Z;~InterPro:IPR020846,IPR011701,IPR036259;~PFAM:PF07690;~TransMembrane:12 (i46-67o79-100i107-126o166-190i197-218o238-258i270-290o310-335i347-368o374-393i405-426o482-503i);~go_function: GO:0022857 - transmembrane transporter activity [Evidence IEA];~go_process: GO:0055085 - transmembrane transport [Evidence IEA]): protein MSEANTALVQNESSSAALAHDGTIEQVQLQFPQAGRYKQIAATIQLSTVTLTASVINGLIIVGLPTITKDLQLPASLSLWPSSVASLATATTLLLAGSIADTIGPRWVELVGSFASGALMVGQGLARNGEELVTLRALQGVGLAMHLASSISLLGQLLSPGKSRNLAFSCLGLSLPLGFSLGLVVGGLMIDRIGWRLGWYISGGMTLFVSVIGLWALPSNTTTRDVHYFRALATRVDWVGAALGSAFLALLCYLLAILSVTPSRFKSAQCIIIVCLIALALPAFIFWSHYQVKVGRPALIPNIVWKKRSFSSVCALVALSNGVLNAMELFTSLYFQEIQGLSAIQASIRILPSLVSGIFMNLIVGLFVHRVPAFWIVTAATIVCAVSPLLMALVQPSTPYWGNAFFAQVLQPVSFGALYTVGLIIVTDCFAEDMQALAGAVFNTASQFGNAIGLAVLQVISNVVSKHSDDQENPALMDGYRASFWTMFGSMILCTVLGFWGLYKAGKVGLKRD from the exons ATGTCCGAGGCTAATACCGCTCTTGTACAGAATGAGTCGAGCTCTGCCGCATTGGCACATGACGGCACAATCGAGCAAGTGCAACTGCAGTTCCCGCAGGCTGGCCGCTACAAACAGATTGCGGCCACCATTCAGCTCTCCACAGTCACGCTGACAGCCAGCGTGATAAATGGCCTGATCATAGTTGGTCTTCCGACCATAACCAAGGATCTGCAGCTTCCAGCTTCCTTGTCCCTCTGGCCGTCATCGGTGGCGAGTCTTGCTACTGCCACAACACTTCTTTTAGCTGGTTCCATCGCTGATACTATCGGTCCACGGTGGGTCGAACTTGTTGGATCGTTTGCTAGCGGCGCATTGATGGTCGGCCAAGGACTGGCGCGGAATGGCGAGGAGTTGGTGACTCTTAGAGCTTTGCAAGGAGTTGGACTAGCTATGCATCTAGCCTCCTCGATATCTCTTCTGGGACAACTGCTGTCTCCGGGGAAGAGCCGTAATCTGGCCTTCTCGTGCCTCGGACTCAGCTTGCCCCTTGGCTTTTCGCTCGGGCTGGTTGTTGGAGGACTCATGATTGATAGGATTGGCTGGCGACTAGGCTGGTACATATCCGGAGGCATGACTCTCTTCGTGTCTGTCATAGGCCTCTGGGCGTTACCATCAAATACTACCACTAGAGATGTGCACTATTTTCGCGCACTTGCAACAAGGGTGGACTGGGTGGGAGCTGCTCTCGGCTCTGCATTCTTGGCGCTACTCTGTTATCTCCTCGC GATACTGAGCGTAACGCCATCGCGCTTCAAGTCCGCCCAATGTATTATAATTGTATGTCTGATTGCTCTTGCCCTACCGGCATTCATTTTCTGGTCCCATTACCAGGTCAAAGTTGGAAGACCGGCCCTTATTCCCAATATCgtgtggaagaagagatcatTTTCCAGTGTATGCGCTCTAGTGGCGCTATCAAACGGAGTGCTGAATGCCATGGAGCTTTTCACCAGTCTGTA TTTCCAGGAGATTCAAGGTCTGTCAGCCATACAAGCTTCCATTCGAATCCTGCCTAGTCTTGTCTCCGGTATCTTCATGAACCTGATAGTAGGCCTCTTTGTGCACCGAGTGCCCGCATTCTGGATTGTTACGGCGGCCACAATTGTTTGTGCTGTGTCGCCTCTGCTTATGGCTCTCGTTCAGCCTTCTACACCATACTGGGGCAATGCTTTCTTCGCCCAAGTCCTGCAGCCTGTCAGCTTCGGTGCGCTCTACACGGTCGGACTCATAATAGTCACGGATTGTTTTGCCGAAGACATGCAAGCCTTGGCTGGCGCCGTGTTTAACACCGCCTCACAGTTTGGTAACGCTATTGGATTAGCTGTGCTTCAGGTGATTTCGAATGTTGTCTCCAAACATTCGGATGATCAGGAAAATCCAGCCTTGATGGACGGGTATCGCGCCAGCTTCTGGACAATGTTCGGATCGATGATTCTCTGCACTGTTCTTGGTTTTTGGGGCCTGTACAAGGCTGGCAAGGTCGGTCTGAAACGGGATTAA